The Phragmites australis chromosome 15, lpPhrAust1.1, whole genome shotgun sequence genome window below encodes:
- the LOC133892472 gene encoding uncharacterized protein LOC133892472 isoform X2, with the protein MEYISPERNLEGTCGDPGPLFSEQDGSLLDHLDSQGGVPQHGSSALDEGLLVDPADTIPYLSADSLPFMNDQITCNTMKSASTSPQSSLKQAQEPLNIEPGIQNDAAKQNVHSSNSESQGTSVDCDVHQNTEVIDAVLPPELPESSGNEKSNFQPETAHSDAYHGDSLLNENNSRDCQLNISGADDNEIPNSPVLQMENEDIEKLHETSHNEKNGSEDDRMNGRKSSPIDGWDKENFNASAAPSSWEQAEQENRGTRNESSTPDNRFDSPERFARLERDTPSPDRRVSPERFARLERDTPSPDGRVSPPVESPHAHHSEKMESERPAKDVYDLTRSESPPARHRPRSPEKRDTNRKRASSRESPHARQKSPVERKRRRESRHGDGSPLRRSASPQRRSTPPRRRSSSPRRSSRKRRDSPRRRDSPRKRDSPRRRDSLRKRDSPRRRDSPRRRDSPRRRDSPMRRDRSKSRSPSRKTDASRHRRERDRSRSRSPHSRDHHRRSPRHSPRRRSSPSSHRHHSPRRHWSPPANRKTGLGKPGRNLFVAGFSYATTEEDLEKKFSKFGRVTSARVVRDKRSGDSRGFGFLSLEKDEDADAAIRACDETEWNGRIILVEKSKAPTW; encoded by the exons ATGGAATACATATCCCCTGAGAGAAATCTGGAGGGAACTTGTGGAGATCCTGGGCCGCTATTTTCAGAACAAGATGGTAGCCTGTTGGACCACTTGGATTCTCAGGGAGGAGTTCCACAACATGGATCTTCAGCACTGGATGAAGGACTTTTAGTTGATCCAGCCGATACAATTCCATATTTGTCTGCAGATTCTCTACCATTCATGAACGATCAAATCACGTGCAACACTATGAAATCTGCTTCAACTAGTCCACAATCTTCGCTGAAGCAAGCTCAAGAACCTCTTAATATAGAACCTGGTATTCAGAATGATGCAGCCAAACAGAATGTTCACAGTAGTAACAGTGAATCACAGGGCACTTCTGTGGATTGTGATGTACATCAGAACACAGAAGTGATTGATGCAGTGCTGCCTCCAGAGCTTCCTGAAAGCAGCGGTAATGAGAAATCAAACTTTCAACCAGAAACTGCACATTCTGATGCCTATCATGGTGACTCTTTGTTAAATGAAAATAATAGTAGAGATTGCCAACTTAACATTAGTGGTGCTGATGATAACGAAATTCCAAACTCTCCAGTGCTTCAGATGGAAAATGAGGACATTGAAAAGTTACACGAGACTTCTCACAATGAAAAGAATGGGTCAGAGGATGATCGAATGAATGGTAGGAAATCTAGCCCCATTGATGGTTGGGACAAGGAGAACTTCAATGCTTCAGCTGCACCTTCCTCTTGGGAACAGGCAGAGCAAGAAAATCGTGGTACAAGAAATGAAAGTTCAACTCCAGACAATCGATTTGATTCTCCTGAAAGGTTTGCAAGACTGGAAAGGGACACACCATCTCCAGACAGGAGGGTATCTCCTGAAAGGTTTGCAAGACTGGAAAGGGACACGCCATCTCCAGATGGGAGGGTATCACCTCCAGTTGAAAGTCCGCATGCCCATCATTCTGAGAAGATGGAGTCAGAACGTCCTGCCAAAGATGTTTATGATTTAACTCGTTCTGAAAGCCCACCAGCAAGACATCGGCCCCGGTCTCCTGAAAAGCGTGATACCAACCGCAAAAGAGCTTCTTCAAGGGAATCTCCGCATGCACGACAGAAATCTCCTGTAGAAAGGAAAAGACGAAGAGAGTCTCGACATGGTGATGGGTCACCTCTACGAAGATCTGCTTCTCCCCAAAGAAGATCTACACCCCCTCGAAGAAGATCGTCATCCCCTCGAAGATCCTCACGCAAGAGGAGGGACTCACCAAGGAGGAGAGATTCACCTAGGAAGAGGGACTCACCGAGGAGGAGGGATTCACTGAGGAAGAGAGACTCGCCAAGGAGGAGAGACTCCCCACGGAGGAGGGACTCCCCACGGAGGAGGGACTCCCCAATGCGGAGGGATAGGTCAAAATCAAGGTCACCTTCAAGGAAAACTGATGCCTCCAGACATAGAAGGGAACGTGATAGATCCCGGTCAAGGTCTCCCCACTCTAGGGATCACCACAGACGATCTCCAAG GCATTCACCAAGGCGCAGATCATCCCCATCAAGTCATCGCCATCATTCTCCAAGAAGACATTGGTCACCGCCTGCCAACAGGAAGACTGGTTTGGGTAAGCCTGGACGGAATCTCTTTGTTGCAGGTTTTAGCTATGCCACCACCGAGGAAGATTTGGAGAAGAAATTTTCTAAGTTTGGACGTGTTACAAGTGCGCGTGTTGTTCGGGATAAACG ATCTGGAGATTCTCGAGGCTTTGGATTCTTATCCTTGGAGAAGGATGAGGATGCTGATGCAGCAATTCGTGCTTGTGACGAGACAgagtggaatggaaggatcatTCTTGTGGAGAAGTCAAAGGCGCCTACATGGTGA
- the LOC133892472 gene encoding uncharacterized protein LOC133892472 isoform X1, translating to MEYISPERNLEGTCGDPGPLFSEQDGSLLDHLDSQGGVPQHGSSALDEGLLVDPADTIPYLSADSLPFMNDQITCNTMKSASTSPQSSLKQAQEPLNIEPGIQNDAAKQNVHSSNSESQGTSVDCDVHQNTEVIDAVLPPELPESSGNEKSNFQPETAHSDAYHGDSLLNENNSRDCQLNISGADDNEIPNSPVLQMENEDIEKLHETSHNEKNGSEDDRMNGRKSSPIDGWDKENFNASAAPSSWEQAEQENRGTRNESSTPDNRFDSPERFARLERDTPSPDRRVSPERFARLERDTPSPDGRVSPPVESPHAHHSEKMESERPAKDVYDLTRSESPPARHRPRSPEKRDTNRKRASSRESPHARQKSPVERKRRRESRHGDGSPLRRSASPQRRSTPPRRRSSSPRRSSRKRRDSPRRRDSPRKRDSPRRRDSLRKRDSPRRRDSPRRRDSPRRRDSPMRRDRSKSRSPSRKTDASRHRRERDRSRSRSPHSRDHHRRSPRRHSPRRRSSPSSHRHHSPRRHWSPPANRKTGLGKPGRNLFVAGFSYATTEEDLEKKFSKFGRVTSARVVRDKRSGDSRGFGFLSLEKDEDADAAIRACDETEWNGRIILVEKSKAPTW from the exons ATGGAATACATATCCCCTGAGAGAAATCTGGAGGGAACTTGTGGAGATCCTGGGCCGCTATTTTCAGAACAAGATGGTAGCCTGTTGGACCACTTGGATTCTCAGGGAGGAGTTCCACAACATGGATCTTCAGCACTGGATGAAGGACTTTTAGTTGATCCAGCCGATACAATTCCATATTTGTCTGCAGATTCTCTACCATTCATGAACGATCAAATCACGTGCAACACTATGAAATCTGCTTCAACTAGTCCACAATCTTCGCTGAAGCAAGCTCAAGAACCTCTTAATATAGAACCTGGTATTCAGAATGATGCAGCCAAACAGAATGTTCACAGTAGTAACAGTGAATCACAGGGCACTTCTGTGGATTGTGATGTACATCAGAACACAGAAGTGATTGATGCAGTGCTGCCTCCAGAGCTTCCTGAAAGCAGCGGTAATGAGAAATCAAACTTTCAACCAGAAACTGCACATTCTGATGCCTATCATGGTGACTCTTTGTTAAATGAAAATAATAGTAGAGATTGCCAACTTAACATTAGTGGTGCTGATGATAACGAAATTCCAAACTCTCCAGTGCTTCAGATGGAAAATGAGGACATTGAAAAGTTACACGAGACTTCTCACAATGAAAAGAATGGGTCAGAGGATGATCGAATGAATGGTAGGAAATCTAGCCCCATTGATGGTTGGGACAAGGAGAACTTCAATGCTTCAGCTGCACCTTCCTCTTGGGAACAGGCAGAGCAAGAAAATCGTGGTACAAGAAATGAAAGTTCAACTCCAGACAATCGATTTGATTCTCCTGAAAGGTTTGCAAGACTGGAAAGGGACACACCATCTCCAGACAGGAGGGTATCTCCTGAAAGGTTTGCAAGACTGGAAAGGGACACGCCATCTCCAGATGGGAGGGTATCACCTCCAGTTGAAAGTCCGCATGCCCATCATTCTGAGAAGATGGAGTCAGAACGTCCTGCCAAAGATGTTTATGATTTAACTCGTTCTGAAAGCCCACCAGCAAGACATCGGCCCCGGTCTCCTGAAAAGCGTGATACCAACCGCAAAAGAGCTTCTTCAAGGGAATCTCCGCATGCACGACAGAAATCTCCTGTAGAAAGGAAAAGACGAAGAGAGTCTCGACATGGTGATGGGTCACCTCTACGAAGATCTGCTTCTCCCCAAAGAAGATCTACACCCCCTCGAAGAAGATCGTCATCCCCTCGAAGATCCTCACGCAAGAGGAGGGACTCACCAAGGAGGAGAGATTCACCTAGGAAGAGGGACTCACCGAGGAGGAGGGATTCACTGAGGAAGAGAGACTCGCCAAGGAGGAGAGACTCCCCACGGAGGAGGGACTCCCCACGGAGGAGGGACTCCCCAATGCGGAGGGATAGGTCAAAATCAAGGTCACCTTCAAGGAAAACTGATGCCTCCAGACATAGAAGGGAACGTGATAGATCCCGGTCAAGGTCTCCCCACTCTAGGGATCACCACAGACGATCTCCAAG AAGGCATTCACCAAGGCGCAGATCATCCCCATCAAGTCATCGCCATCATTCTCCAAGAAGACATTGGTCACCGCCTGCCAACAGGAAGACTGGTTTGGGTAAGCCTGGACGGAATCTCTTTGTTGCAGGTTTTAGCTATGCCACCACCGAGGAAGATTTGGAGAAGAAATTTTCTAAGTTTGGACGTGTTACAAGTGCGCGTGTTGTTCGGGATAAACG ATCTGGAGATTCTCGAGGCTTTGGATTCTTATCCTTGGAGAAGGATGAGGATGCTGATGCAGCAATTCGTGCTTGTGACGAGACAgagtggaatggaaggatcatTCTTGTGGAGAAGTCAAAGGCGCCTACATGGTGA